A single genomic interval of Tenuifilum sp. 4138str harbors:
- a CDS encoding FecR family protein, protein MTRDGKIERLPENIERLFDSYKVPAGKMRSEAWEAIFEKIDHKNFDEQLQGKVIRLTFTRIAVAASVLVTLMLTSYIYLYRMGNVHVQLARGEHGVVYLPDSSKVTLNAESKIRYNKNRWFFDRSVSLNGEALFEVSKGRRFKVLTTGATTTVLGTVFNVFSRNGLVKVTCFEGKVKVVATNSKSQTLLTKGMEAKTMGYALDVNKTQTTTAESKPAWTNNEFFFQNAPLSAVIEELERQFNVDIFLNTDTSRFYTGYFKRSSLDEALNLVCMPLDLKWDYSGEIIVITSK, encoded by the coding sequence ATGACTCGGGACGGGAAAATAGAAAGGCTACCTGAAAACATTGAAAGGCTGTTTGATAGCTACAAGGTGCCTGCAGGGAAAATGCGTTCCGAAGCGTGGGAGGCGATCTTTGAAAAAATTGACCATAAAAATTTTGATGAACAACTACAGGGGAAGGTAATAAGATTGACCTTTACTCGTATTGCAGTAGCCGCATCAGTTTTAGTTACCCTAATGCTTACCTCATACATCTATTTGTATAGGATGGGGAATGTGCACGTGCAGCTAGCGCGTGGTGAACACGGGGTGGTTTACCTGCCCGATAGCAGCAAGGTTACTCTTAATGCCGAATCGAAAATAAGGTATAACAAGAATCGATGGTTTTTCGATAGGAGTGTATCGTTAAACGGCGAGGCGTTGTTTGAGGTTAGCAAGGGGCGTCGTTTTAAAGTGTTAACAACTGGTGCAACCACAACAGTTCTTGGTACTGTATTCAATGTGTTTAGCCGCAATGGGCTAGTTAAGGTAACCTGTTTTGAAGGCAAAGTAAAAGTAGTTGCCACAAACAGTAAGTCGCAAACATTGCTAACTAAAGGTATGGAGGCAAAAACAATGGGATATGCTTTAGATGTAAATAAAACACAAACAACAACAGCGGAGTCTAAACCCGCATGGACTAACAACGAGTTCTTTTTTCAGAATGCTCCTTTAAGTGCTGTGATTGAGGAATTAGAACGTCAATTCAATGTGGATATTTTCCTTAATACTGACACAAGTAGGTTCTATACCGGCTACTTCAAGCGCTCAAGCCTGGACGAAGCCTTGAACCTGGTGTGCATGCCGCTTGATTTAAAGTGGGATTACAGTGGAGAAATAATTGTAATTACAAGCAAATAA